GCTCGCCGTGCTCCGCGAGGCGCTGTCCAACGCGGTACGGCACGCCCGCGCCGGCCGGGTGACCGTCGCCGTACGCGTCGACGCCGGCCGGGTGACGGTGCGGGTCACCGACGACGGGGTGGGCCTCGACCCGTCCGCCGCCCGCAGCGGGCTGGTCAACCTGCGCGAGCGCGCCACCGGACTCGGCGGGGAGTTCACCGTCGGGCCGGCCGACCCGCGCGGCACCGAGCTGTGCTGGACCGTCCCCCTGCGCGACTGACCCGCCTGGCGGGTCCGGCCCCGGCCGGCCCGGCCCGCAGCGTCCGGCTGCTCGGCCGCCCCTGCCCGGCCCTGGACGGCCGGCGACGGCGGGCGGGCTCCGTCAGTGCCGCTGGCCGAGCAGCCGGGTGGCCAGCACCGCCGCCTGGGTACGCCGTTCCAGACCGAGCTTGGCGAGCACGCTGGAGACGTAGTTCTTCACGGTCTTCTCGGCCAGGAACATCTTGCCGGCGATCTCCCGGTTGGTCAGCCCCTCGGCGACGTACTCCAGGATCCGTCGCTCCTGCTCGGTCAGCGACTTCAGCTCCTGGGGCTGCTCCACGCCGCTGCGGATCCGGTCCAGCACCCGGGTGGTGATCGCCGGGTCCAGCAGCGACTGCCCGGCCGCCACCCGCCGCACCGCGTCCACCAGATCCGTGCCCCGGATCTGCTTCAACACGTACCCGGCCGCCCCCGCCATGATCGCCGCGAACAGCGCCTCGTCGTCCTCGTACGAGGTCAGGATCAGGCCCTTGATCGACGAGTCCACCGCCCGCACGTCCCGGCACACGTCGATGCCGTTGCCGTCGGGCAGCCGGGCGTCGAGGATCGCCACGTCCGGCCGGAGCGCGGGAATACGCCGGGCCGCCTCCGGCGCGGAGCCGGACTCGCCGACCACCTCGATGTCACCGCTGCTGGTGAGCAGGTCGGCCAGGCCACGACGGACGACCTCGTGGTCGTCGAGAAGGAACACCCGGATCATCCCTCGTTTCTACCCCGCCCGACCGCCCCTGGCACGGGCCGAAGGTCCCGAACGTCCCGCCGACCGCGGGTAGCTGGTCCCGGCCGGTGGGGACGTCCGGCCCTGCCCGACGCCGGTCCGCCGGGCGCACCGTGGAGACGCACACACGAGGGCGCCACGCCCGGGAGGAGCGTCACCATGGACATCGGCTACACCGTCGAGCAGCTCCGCGCCGCCGTGGCGGACGCCGTCCGGGCGCCATCGCTGCACAACACCCAGCCGTGGCGGTTCCGGCTGTGCGACGGCGGCATCGACCTCGCCGTCGACCCCACCCGCCGGCTGCCCGCCACCGACCCGACCGGCTGGGGCGCCCGCCTGTCCTGCGGGGCCGCCCTGCACAACCTGCGGCTCGCGCTGGCCGTCGCCGGCGCCCCCGCCACCGTACGGCTGCGCCCCTACCCCGGCGAGCCGGACGTGGCGGCCCGGCTGGTCCCGGACCTGCCCCGCCGCGCCACCCCCACCGAGCGGAGCCTGCACGCCGCCGTACCACGCCGGTTCAGCAACCGCGCCCCGTTCTGGCCCGACCCGGTGCCCGCCGACGTGCGGTGGCGGCTCGGCGAGGCCGCCCGGGTCGAACAGTGCTGGCTGGAGCTGGTGATCGGCGCCAGCGCGGTGAGCGCGTTCGCCGAGATCGCCGGCAGCGCGCACCGGGTGCTCGAACGCGACCCCGCCTACCGGGCCGAGCGGACCGCGTGGACCCGCATCGGACCGGCCACCGACGGGGTGCCCGCCGCGGCGGGCGGCCCCCGGGCCGAACCCCAGGACCTGCTGCCCAGCCGTGGTTTCGGCGCGCTCGACCGGGCCCCCGGGCGGGACTTCGAACCGGAGCCGCTGGTCGCCGTGCTCATCTCGGCCGGCAACACCGCCACCGACCAGCTCGTCGCCGGGCAGGCGCTGCAACGGGTGCTGCTGACCGCCACCGACGCCGGGCTGGGCGCGTCGCTGCTCTCCCAACCCATCGAGGTGCCCGGGGCGCGGGAACGGCTGCGGCGGTCGCTGGGCCGCTTCGGCACCCCGCAGATGGTGCTGCGGATCGGGTACGGCCAGCCGGGCCGCCCCACCCCGCGCCGCCCGCTCGACGAGGTGCTCGACCTGCCCGTCACGCGGCCCTGACCCGGCACGGCCACGGCCCTGACCCGGCGCGCCCGGCGCCGGGCCATGACCTGGCACGCCCCGGTCAGGTCGCCCGGTTCACGATCTCGAGCTGCGCCATCATGCCCGCCGAGGAGTGCTCCGGGAAGTGGCAGTG
The sequence above is a segment of the Micromonospora sp. WMMD882 genome. Coding sequences within it:
- a CDS encoding response regulator transcription factor, whose translation is MIRVFLLDDHEVVRRGLADLLTSSGDIEVVGESGSAPEAARRIPALRPDVAILDARLPDGNGIDVCRDVRAVDSSIKGLILTSYEDDEALFAAIMAGAAGYVLKQIRGTDLVDAVRRVAAGQSLLDPAITTRVLDRIRSGVEQPQELKSLTEQERRILEYVAEGLTNREIAGKMFLAEKTVKNYVSSVLAKLGLERRTQAAVLATRLLGQRH
- a CDS encoding nitroreductase — its product is MDIGYTVEQLRAAVADAVRAPSLHNTQPWRFRLCDGGIDLAVDPTRRLPATDPTGWGARLSCGAALHNLRLALAVAGAPATVRLRPYPGEPDVAARLVPDLPRRATPTERSLHAAVPRRFSNRAPFWPDPVPADVRWRLGEAARVEQCWLELVIGASAVSAFAEIAGSAHRVLERDPAYRAERTAWTRIGPATDGVPAAAGGPRAEPQDLLPSRGFGALDRAPGRDFEPEPLVAVLISAGNTATDQLVAGQALQRVLLTATDAGLGASLLSQPIEVPGARERLRRSLGRFGTPQMVLRIGYGQPGRPTPRRPLDEVLDLPVTRP